The DNA segment TTCCCGGCCTGCCCTTCTTGGTTCAACGAGGGTTTGGCGTCGCTCTATGAACAAGCGGGCGAAGAAGATGGCCGGATTCATGGCTACGTGAACTGGCGGCTGCCCGGCTTGCAGGCGGCGATCAAGGCAAAGCGGGTACCGCCGTTTGAATTGCTTTGCTCGACCACGACCGAGCAGTTCTATCATCAAGACCCCGGCACGAATTACTCGCAAGCCCGCTACCTTTGTTATTATCTCCAGGAGCAAGGGCTGCTCGAAAAATACTACCGAGAGTTTCGGGCCAACGCCGCCAAGGACTCGACCGGCTACAAGACGCTGCAATCGGTGCTCGGTGAAACCGACATGGCCGCCTTCCAGAAACGCTGGGAAGCGTTTTGCTCGAAGCTGGAGTTCGATTGACGATCTAATTGGTTGTTTGTGACGGCGGAGGACGTGGCGGACGCTGCTAGCGTCCGCACCGACGCTGGCAGCGTCGGCCACGAGCAACCCCTTAGTTGGTAGCTGGTGTACACTAGGTCTCGCCTGCGCGATCGGCATCGTGGACGTCCTTGCTTCGTTCTAGTTTCTCTTCGGCCGCGCTGCGGCGGAAGTATTGGGGAACGAGGCGCCAAAGGTCGTCGCGCTGTCCGGACTGGTAGCGGTGCCATCCGAGTTGTCCGACAGTGGCCGCTCTGGGCAACCAAAGCGTTGGGGAGATCGTACGAATGTGCGACGGAAGTCGAGCCGCGAGCTTTTGCAAACCGGGACCCGAGACGGCAATCGACGGCCGCAGTTCGGCCAGCCATAGATCGCATTCGACGACCGCTGTGCTGCCGTTCCATTCAAACAGCCCGTCGGCGCCGCGCGTAAAGTCGCCGGCGAAGACCTGTTGCCTTTGAGCGTCGAGCACGACCGAGAGCCGGTTGACTTCAGCCGGCGCTTGGGCGGCGATGACCTCCAGCGTGTTGACCGCAACCACTTCGGCCTTGACGGCATACGCGAAAGTCTTTGCCGTCGTGACGCCGATCCGCAAGCCGGTGAACGACCCCGGCCCAACTGCCACCGCAACCAGGCGAACATCCGCCGCTTGCCACCCGGCCGATTGAAGCGTGTCGCGGATGGCGGGGGCAAGCGTTCTGGCGCTCCGCTTGTCCGTCGCCAGGGAGGCTTCGCCGGCGAGCAAGTAGTCCTCCAACAGCGCGACGGTTCCCGCGTGACCGCTCGTTTCGATCGCCAGGATTCTCACGGAATGCCTTGACCCTCTCCGAATACGAACGTAGACTGCGGGATTAGCAACGGAAACGTCTCTCCACCGTTCGCCCGAGCAAAGTCGTTTCGCGGCTGGATTGGCGCCGCGGCCATAATTTGTCCCAATATCTCTCGTTTTAGGGCGAATAACAGGCGTGAAGCGGGCTCTGATCAGCGACATCCACAGCAACCTGGAGGCCTTCCAGGCCGTGCTGGCCGACATCTCTCAGCAGGGGATCAAAGAAATCTACTGCCTGGGAGACATTATCGGCTACGGGCCGAACCCCGTGGAATGCATCGATCTCGTGATGAAGTGCGATTTCTGTTTGCTGGGCAACCACGATCAGGGAGCGCTCTTCGATCCGGAGGGATTCAATTCGGGTGCGGAGCGGGCCATTTTTTGGACCCGCGCCCAGCTTGAGAATAGCCACGGGACGGCCACCGAGAAAGTCCGCCGGTGGGAGTTCCTGGGAGAGCTGCCGCGGAACCGCCGCGAGAACAGCTATTTATTCGTTCATGGATCGCCGCGCAACCCTCTCAATGAATACGTTTTTCCCGAGGATATTTACAACCAGCGGAAGATGGAGAAGCTCTTCTCGCTCGTCGAGAAGTATTGTTTCCAAGGGCATACGCACGTGCCTGGCGTGTTTACGCAGAGCATGAATTTTCTGAGCCCCGAGGATATCGGCGAGACCTATAAGCTTGGTGAAGAAAAGGTGATGATCAACGTCGGCTCGGTTGGACAGCCGCGCGACGGCAACCGCAAAGGTTGTTACGTAGTCCTCGACGATTCGACGGTGACCTTCCGCCGGGTCGAGTATCCGGCTGAGGTCACTCGCCAGAAAATCTACGACATTCCGGAATTGGACAACTTTCTCGGCGATCGCTTGCTGGAAGGCCGGTGAGGCCGGGCGCGCGGCGCCGGTGAAGCGGTGATCGCCCGGAAATGGCGATCGATCATGGAGGCGAACCGCTTTACCAACTCTTTCCCGTGCCGCGAGTTGAGAGAACGGCTGCGATCGTTCCGTTTCGCCACCTCCGCGAAATCCGCGGCCAGAGCGGGTACATTGGCTATTGACCTAAGATTATAAGTCGGCGGAAGATGGGCCCGGCCGATTGCGACAACCAAGGACTTTCGAAAAGTGGAAAAGCGATTACTCATCTTTCTGCCTGTGGCGTTCGCGATCTTCTACTGCGCCATGTGGGTCGATAACACCCTGCATCCGCGCAAGCCGGTTGCCCAGAACATTGGCGGTAACGGAGCTGCGGACAAAGGCGCGGGCAACAAAGCCGCGGTTGACAAGGCCGCTGGCGATAAGGGCCCGAAAGTGGATGCTGGCGGGCCCGCTAAGGTCGGTGCCAATGAAAAGAACGCCGTCCCCGGCGCGCCGGCCGCTCCACCCGTCGACGAAGCAAAGCAGCTTCCCGAGCAGTTTTTCGCGCTCGGCTCCGTCGCGCCCCCGGGCAAGGAAAATCCCTACGAAATGCTGCCCATTTTCACCAGCCGTGGCGCGGCCGTCGTACAAATCGAATTGGCCGATCCGCGCTATCGCGATCTTTCCGGGCAAATGGTGGACGGCAAGTGGCAAGAGAATCGATTCGGCTATTTGGGCTACTTGGCGCTCGTGGCCGATAAGGACGAGAAGGGTTGCCGGGTGAACGTGGTTGGCGACGGCACGCCGGCTGCGATCGCGGGCTTAAAAGTGGGCGACGCGATCGTGGAGTTTGACGGAAAGAAAACTCCCACGCCCGACGCACTCTTCGACCTGCTTACAAAAACCACACCGTCGCAGACCGTGGAAATCACGGTTCGCCGCGGCGGAGCAACTCAGAAGCTCTCAGCCGCTTTGGGCCGCCGCCCGTTGGCGGTCATTCGTCCCGAAATTGACACCGAGCCAGTCGAGCCGGGCATTGCCGGCAAGCACGATCCGCTCTCGTTCCTGCTCACGTTGCGTGAAGCGGACGACGACGAAATTGCCGCCGACGCGGACAAGGTCGACGGTGAAATCGAGGGATTGCACCTCCGCACGGACAATTGGCAGGGCAAGATGGTCGGCCGCGACGCGGTCGAATTCACTCATCCGCTTCCCAAGTGGAAGCTCGAAGTGGTGAAGCGATATCAGCTCGCCCGGCTGTCGGCGGACAAGCCCGACCAGCCGGCTTACCATCTGATGCTGCACGTCGAAATTCGCAACACCGACGATAAGGCCCATTCGGTGGCCTACCAGCTCGACGGGCCAACCGGTTTACCGACCGAGGGTTGGTGGTATGCCAGCCGGATTTCGCCCGAATGGGGCGCGGTGGCCCTGAAGAACGTGGCCCTTATGATTCAGGGGAATTCGGCCGCGACCGTCAACAGCATGCCGCTGGCCGATCAGAAGTTCAAGGCGGCGGAGGCGAAGGCGGACGGAAAAGAAGAACCCAAGAGCGATGAAAGCTCCGTGCATAAGCTAACGGATGAGTTGCCGCTGCTCTACGCCGGCGTAGACGCCCAATACTTCGCCTCGATCCTCCTACCGCAGCAAAAAACGCCGAACTCGAGTTGGCTGGCGGAAGTTCGGCCGCTCGTGCTCGGCGAAGTGCCGAAGGACCTCGCCAGGCGCAAAAAGATCGATGTCACCTGCCGGCTCACCAGCGTCGTGAAAAAACTCGAACCGAAGGGTTCGCTGGAACATGAATATCAAGTCTTCGTCGGCCCCAAGCTCCCGTCGCTCTTGGAGCAATACAGTTCGCCGATCGATCCGGCCGATAACCTCGGCGGTCTGGTCTATTACGGCTGGTTCGGTTGGGTCTCGCGGCCGATGGTCGCCGTCTTGGAGTTTTTTCACGCGATCGTCGGCAACTACGGGCTGTCGATCATCATGCTCACCGTATTGGTCCGGCTCTGCATGTTCCCGCTGTCGCGCAAGCAAGCGATGAGCGCCAAGAAGATGCAGGAACTCCAGCCCGAGATGAAGAAGATCAACGAGAAGTACAAGACCAATCCGCAGGAGAAGACGCGGGCAACTCAGGAACTGTGGCGGAAGCACAACTACAATCCGCTCGGCGGCTGCTTGCTGGTCTTCGTGCAGTTGCCGATCTTCATGGGGCTGTATCGGTCGCTGATGGTCAACGTCCAGTTGCGGCA comes from the Pirellulales bacterium genome and includes:
- the tsaB gene encoding tRNA (adenosine(37)-N6)-threonylcarbamoyltransferase complex dimerization subunit type 1 TsaB encodes the protein MRILAIETSGHAGTVALLEDYLLAGEASLATDKRSARTLAPAIRDTLQSAGWQAADVRLVAVAVGPGSFTGLRIGVTTAKTFAYAVKAEVVAVNTLEVIAAQAPAEVNRLSVVLDAQRQQVFAGDFTRGADGLFEWNGSTAVVECDLWLAELRPSIAVSGPGLQKLAARLPSHIRTISPTLWLPRAATVGQLGWHRYQSGQRDDLWRLVPQYFRRSAAEEKLERSKDVHDADRAGET
- a CDS encoding metallophosphoesterase family protein gives rise to the protein MKRALISDIHSNLEAFQAVLADISQQGIKEIYCLGDIIGYGPNPVECIDLVMKCDFCLLGNHDQGALFDPEGFNSGAERAIFWTRAQLENSHGTATEKVRRWEFLGELPRNRRENSYLFVHGSPRNPLNEYVFPEDIYNQRKMEKLFSLVEKYCFQGHTHVPGVFTQSMNFLSPEDIGETYKLGEEKVMINVGSVGQPRDGNRKGCYVVLDDSTVTFRRVEYPAEVTRQKIYDIPELDNFLGDRLLEGR
- a CDS encoding YidC/Oxa1 family insertase periplasmic-domain containing protein translates to MEKRLLIFLPVAFAIFYCAMWVDNTLHPRKPVAQNIGGNGAADKGAGNKAAVDKAAGDKGPKVDAGGPAKVGANEKNAVPGAPAAPPVDEAKQLPEQFFALGSVAPPGKENPYEMLPIFTSRGAAVVQIELADPRYRDLSGQMVDGKWQENRFGYLGYLALVADKDEKGCRVNVVGDGTPAAIAGLKVGDAIVEFDGKKTPTPDALFDLLTKTTPSQTVEITVRRGGATQKLSAALGRRPLAVIRPEIDTEPVEPGIAGKHDPLSFLLTLREADDDEIAADADKVDGEIEGLHLRTDNWQGKMVGRDAVEFTHPLPKWKLEVVKRYQLARLSADKPDQPAYHLMLHVEIRNTDDKAHSVAYQLDGPTGLPTEGWWYASRISPEWGAVALKNVALMIQGNSAATVNSMPLADQKFKAAEAKADGKEEPKSDESSVHKLTDELPLLYAGVDAQYFASILLPQQKTPNSSWLAEVRPLVLGEVPKDLARRKKIDVTCRLTSVVKKLEPKGSLEHEYQVFVGPKLPSLLEQYSSPIDPADNLGGLVYYGWFGWVSRPMVAVLEFFHAIVGNYGLSIIMLTVLVRLCMFPLSRKQAMSAKKMQELQPEMKKINEKYKTNPQEKTRATQELWRKHNYNPLGGCLLVFVQLPIFMGLYRSLMVNVQLRQASLLGEAARWCSNLSAPDMFWNWNGMMPDMLAAPTGWLGPFLNILPLATVGLFIWQQTLFMPPATDENTALQQKIMKYMTLFMGVMFFKVAAGLCLYFIASSLWGIGERKLLPKMTGAAATAADGSGAARPVAAPGANGNAGSKRKKQRGRR